One window from the genome of Paraclostridium sordellii encodes:
- the alaS gene encoding alanine--tRNA ligase, which yields MQKMGLNEIRSKFLNFFESKGHLVQPSYSLVPHNDKSLLLINAGMAPLKNYFSGTEIPPSKRMTTCQKCVRTGDIENVGVTARHATLFEMLGNFSFGDYFKEETLKWGWEFVTEHLNIPQDKIWVSVYLEDDEAFEIWEKEIGIPKERIVRLGKEDNFWEIGTGACGPCSEIHFDRGEEYGCDNPDCKPGCDCDRYLEFWNHVFSQFNKDEEGNYNPLENKNIDTGMGLERIACIMQGVDTIFDVDTIKHILNAVEKMTNSNYGKEYKVDKSIRIITDHIRSVSFLVADGVLPSNEGRGYVLRRLLRRAARNGKLLGMKEPFLYKLVDEVIAVSGEAYPELVEKAEYIKKVIRIEEEKFNETIDKGSEILASYIEELKSNNEKTLSGENAFRLYDTYGFPVDLTKEILEEEHLEIDEEGFQAEMEKQRQTARDARGNMDSEAWKEDAIAKLDKDIVTDFEGYETLSIESTVKGIAKENELVKSASVGDEVIIVLDKTAFYPEGGGQVGDKGLLVNKNEDVVVEVIDTKKGPNNTIKHICVVKSGMINVGDVVYTKVDKEVRLASARNHSATHILHKVLKEVLGEHVNQAGSLVTPERLRFDVTHFEAISKDELKVIEEKVNDMIFEALDITCENMSMTDASNKGATALFGEKYGDEVRVVSMGEYSIELCGGTHLTNTSQIGMFKILSEGGVAAGVRRIEAITGKEVYYFLNNKQNLINEVCTTVKAKEDNLVARVGHLLDETKSLAKELNEVKAKMSLQSADSILDSKVDINGVNIVTSKFEDMDMDTLRNTADTLRDKLSSGVVVLANVAGGKINFVATATKDVVEKGVHAGNIVKEVAQIAGGKGGGRPNMAQAGAPDVNKVDEALNHAKDVLKSQVK from the coding sequence ATGCAAAAAATGGGATTAAACGAAATAAGAAGTAAATTTTTAAACTTCTTTGAATCAAAAGGACATTTAGTTCAACCAAGTTATTCATTAGTGCCACATAACGATAAGAGTTTATTATTAATAAATGCTGGTATGGCACCACTTAAAAATTATTTTTCAGGTACAGAAATACCGCCAAGTAAGAGAATGACAACTTGTCAAAAATGTGTAAGAACTGGAGATATAGAAAATGTAGGGGTTACAGCTAGACATGCTACATTATTTGAAATGCTTGGAAACTTCTCATTTGGAGATTATTTTAAGGAAGAGACATTAAAATGGGGATGGGAATTTGTTACAGAACATTTAAACATACCTCAAGATAAAATATGGGTAAGTGTATACTTAGAAGATGATGAAGCTTTTGAAATATGGGAAAAAGAAATAGGAATACCAAAAGAAAGAATAGTGAGATTAGGAAAAGAAGATAACTTCTGGGAAATAGGTACAGGTGCTTGTGGACCATGTTCAGAAATACACTTTGACAGAGGTGAAGAATATGGATGTGACAACCCAGATTGTAAACCAGGATGTGACTGTGATAGATATTTAGAGTTTTGGAACCATGTTTTCTCTCAATTTAACAAAGATGAAGAAGGAAACTACAACCCACTTGAAAATAAGAATATAGATACAGGTATGGGTCTTGAGAGAATAGCTTGTATAATGCAAGGTGTTGATACTATATTTGACGTTGATACTATAAAGCATATATTAAATGCTGTTGAAAAAATGACAAACTCTAATTATGGAAAAGAATATAAAGTTGATAAATCTATAAGAATAATAACTGACCATATAAGAAGTGTAAGTTTCTTAGTTGCAGATGGAGTATTACCATCAAATGAAGGTAGAGGTTATGTTCTTAGAAGATTATTAAGAAGAGCAGCAAGAAATGGAAAATTACTTGGAATGAAAGAGCCATTCTTATATAAATTAGTTGATGAAGTTATAGCTGTAAGTGGAGAAGCTTACCCAGAACTAGTTGAAAAAGCTGAATATATTAAAAAGGTTATAAGAATAGAAGAAGAAAAATTCAATGAAACAATAGATAAGGGAAGTGAAATATTAGCTTCTTATATAGAAGAATTAAAATCTAATAACGAAAAAACTTTAAGTGGAGAAAATGCATTTAGATTATATGATACTTATGGATTCCCTGTAGATTTAACTAAAGAAATATTAGAAGAAGAACATTTAGAAATAGATGAAGAAGGTTTCCAAGCTGAGATGGAAAAACAAAGACAAACAGCAAGAGATGCTAGAGGAAATATGGACTCAGAAGCTTGGAAAGAAGATGCTATAGCTAAACTAGATAAAGATATAGTTACGGATTTTGAAGGATATGAAACATTATCTATAGAATCAACTGTAAAAGGTATAGCTAAAGAAAATGAATTAGTTAAATCAGCATCTGTAGGAGATGAAGTTATAATAGTTCTTGATAAAACTGCTTTTTATCCAGAAGGTGGAGGTCAAGTAGGAGATAAAGGTCTTTTAGTTAATAAAAATGAAGATGTAGTTGTTGAAGTTATAGATACTAAAAAAGGACCAAACAATACTATAAAACATATATGTGTTGTAAAATCAGGAATGATAAATGTAGGAGATGTTGTGTATACTAAGGTAGATAAAGAAGTAAGATTAGCTTCAGCTAGAAACCATAGTGCTACTCATATACTACACAAAGTATTAAAAGAAGTTTTAGGAGAACATGTTAACCAAGCTGGATCACTTGTTACTCCTGAAAGATTAAGATTTGACGTAACTCACTTTGAAGCAATATCAAAAGATGAGTTAAAAGTTATAGAAGAAAAAGTAAATGATATGATATTTGAAGCTTTAGATATAACTTGTGAAAACATGAGTATGACAGACGCTTCTAATAAAGGTGCTACTGCATTATTTGGTGAAAAATACGGAGATGAAGTAAGAGTTGTATCTATGGGAGAATATTCTATAGAATTATGTGGAGGAACTCACTTAACAAATACTTCTCAAATCGGTATGTTTAAAATACTTTCTGAAGGTGGAGTTGCAGCTGGTGTAAGAAGAATAGAAGCTATAACTGGTAAGGAAGTATATTATTTCCTAAATAATAAACAAAATTTAATAAATGAAGTATGTACTACTGTAAAAGCTAAAGAAGATAATCTAGTAGCAAGAGTAGGACATTTATTAGATGAAACTAAATCATTGGCTAAAGAGTTAAACGAAGTTAAAGCTAAAATGAGTTTACAATCTGCAGACTCTATATTAGACTCTAAAGTAGATATAAATGGAGTAAACATTGTTACATCTAAGTTTGAAGATATGGATATGGATACACTTAGAAATACTGCAGATACGTTAAGAGATAAATTATCTTCAGGTGTAGTTGTTTTAGCAAATGTAGCTGGAGGAAAAATAAACTTTGTTGCAACAGCTACTAAAGATGTAGTTGAAAAAGGTGTTCATGCTGGAAACATAGTTAAAGAAGTTGCTCAAATTGCTGGTGGAAAAGGTGGAGGAAGACCTAATATGGCTCAAGCTGGAGCTCCTGATGTAAATAAGGTCGATGAAGCTTTAAATCATGCAAAAGATGTGTTAAAATCTCAAGTAAAGTAA
- a CDS encoding IreB family regulatory phosphoprotein produces the protein MNENMDYTMKFEGITSEQMSVSEAIDLVYSALKEKGYNPINQIIGYILSGDSSYITSHNNARGIMKKFERDEILEEVITYYLNNRK, from the coding sequence ATGAATGAAAATATGGATTATACAATGAAATTCGAAGGTATAACATCTGAACAAATGAGTGTTAGTGAAGCAATAGATTTAGTATATAGCGCTCTTAAGGAAAAAGGATACAACCCTATAAACCAAATTATAGGATACATTCTTTCAGGAGACTCTAGTTATATAACAAGTCATAACAATGCTAGAGGAATCATGAAGAAGTTTGAAAGAGATGAAATTTTAGAAGAGGTTATCACTTATTATTTGAACAATAGAAAGTAG